Part of the Georgenia sp. TF02-10 genome, CCGACCGGCAGGAGCACGGTCTCCACTGGCGCGTTGCCGGTAGCGGTCTCGGACCCGTAGCCGGCCACGTTCATCTGCACCCGCCACCAGCCCTTGCGCCGCCAGAGCAGCGGCTGGGTCAGCGAGACGGCCTGCACCCGCCCGGGCGGCACGGTCTGGGTCCGGGTCTCCAGCAGGCCGTGCCGGAGCCGGATGCCGTCGGGCGAGAGCGCGGAGCGGAAGTTGAACTCCCCGGCGAACCGGCCCCACAGGTACCCGCCCCAGCCCACCAGCGCCGGGAGCGCGCCGAACAGGGTCGCGGAGCTGCCGGTCCAGACGGCGACGACGGCCAGGCCGGCGAGCACCAGGACGAAGACGGGCAGGGCGCCGCCGAGGACCAGTCCGCCGACGATCCGCGTGGGCGGGACCTGCAGGATCTCCTGCTCGGGGGCGGCGGCGACCCGGGCGGGCGGGGCGTCGGGACCGGCGCCGGCGCCGCCGTCAGCGGCGGTGCCGGCGCCGGCCGGGGGCACCTCCAGGCCTGCCGCGCGGGCCATGATCTCGTTGCGCAGGTCCTGGGTCTCCTCCTCGCGGAGGTAGCCGATGATGACGTTGGACTCCCCGCTGCCGGCGGTCTCGACCCGCACCTGGCCCAGGCCGAGGAGCCGGCCCAGCAGGGGCTGGACGACGTCGACCGCCTGGATGCGGTTCAGCCGGGCGTGCCGCTCCTGGCGGAACAGGATGCCGGTGTGCAGGTCCACCGACCGGGCCGTGACGGCGAACTTCGTCCGGCGCCAGGCGAGCACCGAGTAGACGCCGGCGACCAGCGCGACGATGAGCAGCAGGCCGAGCACGCCGAGCAGGGCCATGCTGCGGTACCGGCTCACGGTCTGCCACAGCTCGTCCGGCACCGAGTCGATCTGGTCGGTGACCTGCCACGCCAGGAAGGCGAGGACGCCGACGACGACCTTCCAGGCGTTGAGCAGCGGGGTGACCTTGTGCACCCGGCGCCACGGGCCGCCGTCGACGGGCTCGCCGGCGAGGGGAGCGTCCGGGGCGTCGGCGGGGGCGTCGCCGGGACCGCGACCGACGGCGGGCGCACCGTCCGGACCGCGCCTGCCGACGGCGGCCGCGCCGTCGGGTCCGCGGCTGCCGGTGGGCATCTCCTCGCCCCCCGTGGGGCCTGCGACGGCGGGCGCGCGCTCCTCGCCCGGCGGGCCGACGTCGGCACCCCGCGGGCCACCGCCGGCACCCGGGCGCACGTCCTCGCTCACAGGCCGGCCAGCTTCGCCTCGCCGCGCGCGGTGAGGCGGTCACGCAGCCGAGCCGCGTCGGCCGGCGGCAGGCCGGGGACCTTGGCGTCGGTGGAGGCGGAGGCGGTGTGCAGCTGCACGGTGGCCACCCCGCAGCGGCGGTCCAGCGGGCCGGCGGCCACGTCCACGAACTGCATCCGCCCGTAGGGGACGACGGTGAGGGACCGGAAGAGGATGCCCTTGCGGATGAGAAGGTCGTCCTCGGCCTCGGCGTACCCGATCGCCCGGACCTGGCGCGGGATGAGCCAGGCCGACCAGGCCAGGTCCACGACGACGGCGGCGGTGACCAGCCAGGTCCACCCGCCGACGAGGACGCCCAGCACGATGCCCCCGGCCAGCGGCAGCACCATCCACAACGCCATGGCGACGAGGCGGGCGGTGACCAGGCCGGTGGACACCGGGGTGAAGGTGACGCCGGGCAGGTCGAACGGGGACGCCACGGGGGGCCGCGTCCCGGTGCCGGCGGGCCCGGCGGGGGTCGTGGTCATGTGCTGCTCCTGCTGGTCGACGACGTCCCAGCCTGGCACATGCCGTGCCCGCGGCGGCGGGGCTTCCCGCGCCAGCCCAGACTCAGGCCGCGCTGGCCTGGCCCGGGCCCGGGTGGTCCGGGCCGTCGTCGTCCTCGGGCGGGATGCGGCACCACGCCTCCACCACCAGCGCGACGACGATCAGCGCCAGGCAGGCCAGCAGGGCCAGCCCGGCCGCCCAGGCCTGGGCCTGCGGCAGCGGCGCGCCGAGGTTGCCCAGCGCGAGCAGGAGCTGGGCGGCGAAGTAGCCGGCGAACGCGGCCCCGACCAGGGCGCTGGCCTGCGCGAGCGCGACCACCCGGGCGGCCCCGATCGGGGTGACCCAGGTCGCCTCCCGGCGGACCAGGCGCCGGACGCCGCGGCCGAGGTAGAGCAGGACGACGGCGACCGCGGCCGGCCCGAGGGCGCTCACCAGCGGCACCGGGATCGGCAGGTACCCGCGCCCGTCCAGCCCGGCGAGCACCAGGTACGCCAGCACGCCGACCACCAGGGCGGTCAGGACCAGGGACTGCCAGGTCGTGCGCCGCATCAGCCCTCCCCCGGACCGGCCCAGTCCGCCGCCACCGGCGCCACGTCCTGGTCGGCGACCGCGGCGGCCAGCTCCGCCACGGGCCCGCCGCGCGGGCCGCGGAGCACCGCCGCCGGGTCCGCCGCCGCCCACGGCACCAGCACGAACGCCCGGGCGTGGGCCCGCGGGTGCGGCAGGGTCAGCCCGGGGTCCGCGACCACCAGGTCGGCGACGCTGACGACGTCGACGTCGAGGGTGCGCGGCCCCCACCGCTCGGCCCGGGTCCGGCCCGCGGCGTCCTCCAGGACGTGGGCGAGGTCGAGGAGCTCCACCGGGGCCAGGGTGGTGGCGAGCAGGACGACGGCGTTGAGGTAGTCGGGCTGCCGGGGCTGGCCGGGGGCGAGGACCGGGGCGGTGCGCACCAGCGGGGAGACGGCGGTGACCGTGACCCCGGCGGCGGTGCGCAGCGCGGCGACGGCGGCGCGCAGGGCGGCGGCCGGGTCGCCGAGGTTGCCGCCCAGGGCCAGCACGGCGGGGACGGGCGCGGCGGGCCGGCGGGTGAGGGCCACCGGCCGGGCGTGCCGGCGGACGCGCACCGCGACGTCGTCGAAGGCGACGGTCAGCGGCGCGTGCGGCTTGCGGACGGTGACGTCGACGGCGTGCACCCCGGGCCGGCCGAGGGCGGTGTCGGCGACCCGCTGGGCGAGGGTCTCGAGCAGGTCCACCGGCGGCCCGGCGAGGACCGCGACGACGTCGGCGGCGACGTCGGCGTAGCTGACCGTGGCGGCGAGGTCGTCGGTGGCGGCCGCCGCGCGGGTGTCCAGGTGCAGGACGACGTCGGCGAGGAAGGGCTGGCCGTGGGCGCGCTCGTGCGGCAGGACGCCGTGGCGGCCGTGGGCCCGCAGGCCGCGCAGCCGGACCTGGTCTAACGCGGTGCCGTCCGGGGCCAGGACGGGGCCGGTCACCGCCCGGCCCGCCAGGCGGCGGCCACCCGGACGGCGTCGACGGTGGTGGAGACCTCGTGCACCCGCACCGCCCACGCGCCAGCGGCGGCGGCCAGGGCGCTGACCGCGGCGGTGGCGTTGTCCCGGGCCAGCGGCTCCGCGGCGAGCCGGTCGGGGACGACGCCGGCGAGGAACCGCTTGCGGGAGGCGCCCACGAGCACCGGGTGGCCGAGCCCGGCGAGGGCGTCGAGGTGAGCCAGCAGGCGCCAGTTGTGCGCGGCGTCCTTGGCGAAGCCCAGGCCGGGGTCGAGGACGATCTTCTCGGCGGGCACCCCGGCGGCGCGGGCGGCGCCGACCCGGTCGGTGAGCTCGGCGCGCACCTCGGCGACGACGTCGTCGTAGCGGGCCAGGGAGGTCATGGTGGCGGGGGTGCCGCGCCAGTGCCCCAGGACGTAGACGGCGCCGGCCCGGGCGACGGCGGCCGGGAGGGCCGGGTCGGCGAGCCCGCCGGAGACGTCGTTGACGATGCGGGCGCCGGCGGCGGTGGCGGCCGCGGCGGTGGCGGCGTGCACGGTGTCGACGCTGACCGTCGCCCCGTCGCCGGCGAGGGCGGCCACCACCGGCACGACGCGGTCGATCTCCTCCTCGGGCGCGACGCCGGAGGCGCCGGGGCGGGTGGACTCCCCGCCGACGTCGACGATGTCCGCGCCCTGGGTGCGCAGGTGCCGGGCGTGGGCGATGGCGACGTCGGTGTCGAACCACTGCCCGCCGTCGGAGAAGGAGTCCGGGGTGACGTTGACGATGCCCATGACGAGCGTG contains:
- a CDS encoding PH domain-containing protein; this encodes MSEDVRPGAGGGPRGADVGPPGEERAPAVAGPTGGEEMPTGSRGPDGAAAVGRRGPDGAPAVGRGPGDAPADAPDAPLAGEPVDGGPWRRVHKVTPLLNAWKVVVGVLAFLAWQVTDQIDSVPDELWQTVSRYRSMALLGVLGLLLIVALVAGVYSVLAWRRTKFAVTARSVDLHTGILFRQERHARLNRIQAVDVVQPLLGRLLGLGQVRVETAGSGESNVIIGYLREEETQDLRNEIMARAAGLEVPPAGAGTAADGGAGAGPDAPPARVAAAPEQEILQVPPTRIVGGLVLGGALPVFVLVLAGLAVVAVWTGSSATLFGALPALVGWGGYLWGRFAGEFNFRSALSPDGIRLRHGLLETRTQTVPPGRVQAVSLTQPLLWRRKGWWRVQMNVAGYGSETATGNAPVETVLLPVGDRGAALTSLWLVVPDLGVEDVPAVLDAALVGDGDDAGFLTSPASARWLDPFTWRRLGVRITGTAMLLRSGRLTRSLIVVPHERTQSLALTQGPLERRFGLANLFAHSVPGPVTPVVYHLAAPAARDLLLEQAARARTARAAEGPEEWMRRVAPAVAEEGEDAGEAELLDGGDGSRMPDGPGAGGSGASDNAGAPDGSREPAGFGVPDHPREPNEPRVPGGPAPQSPRVPDGPAAER
- a CDS encoding PH domain-containing protein, whose translation is MTTTPAGPAGTGTRPPVASPFDLPGVTFTPVSTGLVTARLVAMALWMVLPLAGGIVLGVLVGGWTWLVTAAVVVDLAWSAWLIPRQVRAIGYAEAEDDLLIRKGILFRSLTVVPYGRMQFVDVAAGPLDRRCGVATVQLHTASASTDAKVPGLPPADAARLRDRLTARGEAKLAGL
- a CDS encoding DUF3180 family protein, with protein sequence MRRTTWQSLVLTALVVGVLAYLVLAGLDGRGYLPIPVPLVSALGPAAVAVVLLYLGRGVRRLVRREATWVTPIGAARVVALAQASALVGAAFAGYFAAQLLLALGNLGAPLPQAQAWAAGLALLACLALIVVALVVEAWCRIPPEDDDGPDHPGPGQASAA
- the folK gene encoding 2-amino-4-hydroxy-6-hydroxymethyldihydropteridine diphosphokinase; protein product: MTGPVLAPDGTALDQVRLRGLRAHGRHGVLPHERAHGQPFLADVVLHLDTRAAAATDDLAATVSYADVAADVVAVLAGPPVDLLETLAQRVADTALGRPGVHAVDVTVRKPHAPLTVAFDDVAVRVRRHARPVALTRRPAAPVPAVLALGGNLGDPAAALRAAVAALRTAAGVTVTAVSPLVRTAPVLAPGQPRQPDYLNAVVLLATTLAPVELLDLAHVLEDAAGRTRAERWGPRTLDVDVVSVADLVVADPGLTLPHPRAHARAFVLVPWAAADPAAVLRGPRGGPVAELAAAVADQDVAPVAADWAGPGEG
- the folP gene encoding dihydropteroate synthase; translated protein: MNTAPVPLPGAPTDRTLVMGIVNVTPDSFSDGGQWFDTDVAIAHARHLRTQGADIVDVGGESTRPGASGVAPEEEIDRVVPVVAALAGDGATVSVDTVHAATAAAATAAGARIVNDVSGGLADPALPAAVARAGAVYVLGHWRGTPATMTSLARYDDVVAEVRAELTDRVGAARAAGVPAEKIVLDPGLGFAKDAAHNWRLLAHLDALAGLGHPVLVGASRKRFLAGVVPDRLAAEPLARDNATAAVSALAAAAGAWAVRVHEVSTTVDAVRVAAAWRAGR